A single Oncorhynchus kisutch isolate 150728-3 linkage group LG19, Okis_V2, whole genome shotgun sequence DNA region contains:
- the LOC109865074 gene encoding SIN3-HDAC complex-associated factor-like, protein MFGFHKPKMYRSLDGCCICRAKSSSSRFTDSKRYERDFPSCFGLSEVRFGEICNACVLLVKRWKKLPAGSIKNWNHVVDAKGSGSSWKTMRSKKMKRARPSQISRVQKELKRHNSDAHSTTSSASPAHSPSYSNQSDEGSDVELSPGATHSPVFSFLDLTYWKRQKVCCGIIYKGRFGEVLLDPHLYKPCCQKKQQHQPKEEGEEEAQASRANVMRHALPNSSPPPRVKED, encoded by the exons ATGTTTGGCTTCCACAAGCCCAAGATGTACCGGAGCCTAGACGGTTGCTGTATCTGTCGGGCCAAGTCCTCCAGCTCCCGCTTCACCGACAGCAAGCGCTACGAGAGGGACTTTCCCAGCTGCTTCGG GCTAAGTGAGGTGCGTTTTGGGGAGATCTGTAATGCCTGTGTTCTCCTGGTGAAAAGGTGGAAGAAACTCCCAGCCGGATCCATAAAGAACTGGAATCAT GTTGTTGACGCTAAAGGTTCAGGGTCAAGCTGGAAGACCATGAGGTCCAAGAAGATGAAGAGAGCCAGGCCAAGCCAGATCAGCCGAGTGCAGAAGGAGCTCAAGCGACACA ACTCTGACGCCCACAGCACCACCTCCAGTGCCTCCCCCGCCCATTCTCCCAGCTACAGCAACCAATCAGACGAGGGCTCGGACGTGGAACTCTCACCAGGTGCCACCCACTCGCCAGTCTTCTCTTTCCTGGACCTCACCTACTGGAAAAG GCAGAAAGTGTGCTGTGGCATTATCTACAAGGGACGCTTCGGAGAGGTACTCTTAGACCCCCACCTCTACAAGCCCTGCTGCCAGAAGAAACAGCAGCACCAGCcaaaagaggaaggagaggaggaagcacaGGCGAGCAGAGCGAATGTGATGCGCCACGCCCTACCGAACAGCTCCCCGCCCCCCCGGGTTAAAGAAGATTag